In Acidobacteriota bacterium, the following proteins share a genomic window:
- a CDS encoding M36 family metallopeptidase translates to MYPSPVRIPCLCLLAALLTPAPCAAPGGTSPAAGDAPRARWFKPGPGSPAFPSPGEAVGHFLATTPSARFHSAAGDLREERLDRSPAGVHVRLAMEHGGIPVLNGRLDLHLDHENRLYLAVDSLPDAPVSWNETFPDRRAALEMAWAGFDRHPEGFIPARVLPGALLSPVATESVRPVYWVEAGVPRAAWAIVLHRASPIARSIFVVGGSPLRTLAVLQGLQHVDGTGQVFLPNPVNALNNTALTPTSPPADFEGAYTSVTLQGLDAPVNGKYALVGPHVKISSLSNEPPGTAPPQESTPVFVYERTDPGFGAVMAYYWIDTCVRHIRALGFTGIMNYRIEVDAHGLSGADNSHYWPYGSGRGHIAFGDGGVPDAEDADVIVHELGHAIQDSTSPNYFLEYGQAGSIGEGFSDYWAFSNTYNHSVANSFDPFCIAEWDFATISFFDPPCLRRTDTGKVYPDDMTGQIHTDGEIWSCALVNLFLQLGKNVTDRIVLQSHYLMPYGPTFYGGATAMLEADAQLFGRQNQWAIYDEFVRRGVFVTGDLNVSRRTDAVDLLIFARYVAGDIGQGEGNFNAVILSADLDRNGTVNAADYVLLAQCFAN, encoded by the coding sequence ATGTACCCGTCACCCGTGCGCATACCCTGTCTGTGCCTGCTGGCCGCCCTGCTGACCCCCGCTCCCTGCGCCGCACCCGGGGGAACATCCCCGGCCGCGGGCGACGCGCCGCGGGCCCGATGGTTCAAGCCCGGCCCGGGCTCCCCGGCCTTCCCTTCCCCCGGGGAAGCCGTGGGGCACTTCCTCGCCACAACCCCCTCCGCCCGCTTTCACTCCGCCGCGGGCGACCTTCGGGAGGAGCGCCTCGATCGGTCCCCCGCCGGCGTCCACGTCCGCCTGGCGATGGAACACGGCGGCATCCCGGTGCTCAACGGGCGTCTCGACCTCCACCTGGACCACGAGAACCGCCTCTACCTCGCCGTGGACTCCCTGCCCGACGCCCCCGTTTCCTGGAATGAAACCTTCCCGGACCGCCGGGCGGCCCTCGAAATGGCATGGGCCGGCTTCGACCGGCATCCGGAGGGCTTCATTCCCGCCCGTGTCCTCCCCGGGGCCCTTCTTTCCCCGGTCGCGACGGAATCGGTCCGGCCGGTTTACTGGGTCGAGGCCGGCGTCCCCCGCGCCGCGTGGGCGATCGTGCTCCACCGGGCGTCCCCCATCGCCCGGTCGATCTTCGTGGTCGGCGGTTCGCCCCTCCGCACCCTGGCCGTCCTCCAGGGGCTGCAACACGTGGACGGGACGGGCCAGGTCTTCCTTCCCAATCCCGTGAACGCACTCAACAACACGGCGCTGACCCCGACGTCGCCCCCGGCGGACTTCGAGGGCGCCTACACCTCCGTGACGCTGCAAGGCCTGGACGCGCCGGTGAACGGGAAATACGCCCTGGTCGGCCCCCACGTGAAGATCAGTTCCCTGTCCAACGAGCCCCCGGGGACCGCCCCGCCCCAGGAAAGCACGCCCGTCTTCGTCTACGAACGCACCGACCCCGGCTTCGGGGCGGTCATGGCCTACTACTGGATCGACACCTGCGTCCGGCACATCCGGGCCCTCGGCTTCACCGGCATCATGAACTACCGCATCGAGGTGGACGCCCACGGGCTCAGCGGGGCGGACAACTCCCACTACTGGCCCTACGGGAGCGGGCGCGGGCACATCGCCTTCGGGGACGGCGGGGTGCCGGACGCCGAAGACGCCGACGTCATCGTCCACGAGCTCGGCCACGCCATCCAGGACAGCACCAGCCCCAACTATTTCCTCGAGTACGGCCAGGCGGGCTCCATCGGCGAGGGCTTCAGCGACTACTGGGCCTTCAGCAACACCTACAACCACAGCGTCGCCAACAGTTTCGACCCTTTCTGCATCGCGGAGTGGGACTTTGCCACCATCTCCTTCTTCGACCCGCCCTGCCTGAGGCGGACGGACACGGGGAAGGTCTACCCGGACGACATGACGGGGCAGATCCACACCGACGGGGAGATCTGGTCGTGCGCCCTGGTGAACCTCTTCCTCCAGCTCGGGAAGAACGTCACCGACCGCATCGTCCTGCAGAGCCACTACCTGATGCCCTACGGCCCCACTTTCTACGGCGGGGCCACGGCCATGCTGGAGGCCGACGCCCAGCTGTTCGGCCGGCAGAATCAGTGGGCGATCTACGACGAGTTCGTCCGGCGGGGGGTCTTCGTGACGGGCGACCTCAACGTCAGCCGCAGGACCGACGCCGTGGACCTGCTGATCTTCGCCCGTTACGTCGCCGGCGACATCGGGCAGGGGGAAGGCAACTTCAACGCCGTGATCCTGTCGGCGGACCTGGACCGGAACGGGACGGTGAACGCCGCCGACTACGTTCTCCTGGCACAGTGCTTCGCAAACTGA
- a CDS encoding ABC transporter ATP-binding protein, which translates to MPALRPGQDHPAPVHDPRTGPAIRCAGLVKRYKDVTAVAGLDLEVGRGECFGLLGPNGAGKTTTVEILEGLLPADAGLVEVLGHTWGRGGDHACRERLGVLLQETRFPEKLTVLETVRLFRSFYRNGRDPDQAIAEVELDEKRLARVGKLSGGQRQRMALACALTGDPELLFLDEPTTGLDPQARRKIWDLVEAFKRKGGTVLLTTHYMEEAARLCDRVAVMDHGKVIALGSPAELIAALDAAQIVEFVPRPPLDLALLDGLPGVRDVRERDGRLRLTVTRIGHALPALLSLLEERDTEIASLTTHQPTLEDVFIHLTGRELRDE; encoded by the coding sequence ATGCCTGCCCTCCGTCCCGGTCAAGATCATCCCGCTCCAGTCCACGATCCCCGGACGGGGCCCGCCATCCGCTGCGCCGGGCTGGTCAAGCGCTACAAGGACGTCACCGCCGTGGCGGGGCTGGACCTGGAAGTCGGCCGGGGCGAGTGTTTCGGGCTCCTCGGGCCCAACGGCGCCGGGAAGACCACCACCGTGGAGATCCTTGAAGGCCTCCTCCCCGCCGACGCGGGTCTCGTGGAAGTCCTCGGCCACACCTGGGGCCGCGGCGGGGACCACGCCTGCCGGGAGCGCCTGGGGGTGTTGCTCCAGGAGACCCGGTTCCCGGAAAAACTGACGGTCCTGGAAACCGTCCGCCTCTTCCGGAGTTTCTACCGGAACGGTCGGGACCCCGACCAGGCCATCGCCGAGGTGGAACTGGACGAGAAGCGCCTGGCCCGTGTCGGCAAGCTCTCCGGCGGGCAACGGCAGCGCATGGCCCTCGCCTGCGCCCTGACCGGCGACCCCGAACTGCTCTTCCTGGACGAGCCCACCACCGGGCTGGACCCCCAGGCCCGCCGCAAGATCTGGGACCTGGTGGAGGCGTTCAAGCGGAAGGGGGGGACCGTCCTCCTCACCACCCACTACATGGAGGAGGCCGCCCGGCTCTGCGACCGCGTCGCCGTCATGGACCACGGGAAGGTGATCGCCCTCGGCTCCCCCGCCGAACTGATCGCGGCGCTGGACGCCGCCCAGATCGTGGAGTTCGTCCCCCGCCCCCCCCTGGACCTCGCCCTGCTGGACGGCCTCCCCGGCGTCCGCGACGTTCGGGAGCGCGACGGCCGACTCCGCCTCACCGTGACACGGATCGGGCACGCCCTCCCGGCCCTCCTTTCCCTGCTCGAGGAACGCGATACCGAGATCGCCTCCCTGACCACCCACCAGCCCACGCTGGAAGACGTTTTCATCCACCTCACGGGACGGGAGCTTCGCGATGAGTGA
- a CDS encoding ABC transporter permease — translation MSDPRPPSTGPARFSPLRELTRTRILEFFREKEALFWTFGFPVLLALALGSAFRSAPPEKPRLAVLGEAAAVRRVETLLGPEAHLEKLSEAEAEKSLGKGKLDLLVVAETTPPGGTVRVTYRFDPTRGDSRYARLVTENLLQRAAGRRDALPSGESPFSRPGSRYIDFLIPGLIGLNLMGSGMWGIGYAVVEARVNKLLKRYAATPMRRAHFLLAYILSRLVLLLPEMFALVGFGWLLFGVKVHGAILDLVVVALATSFAFAGLGLLVAARPRTTEVVMGWMNLVMLPMWVFSGAFFSYARFPESFQPFIRALPLTAANDAMRMIVNDGLPLVAAWSEMAVLAAWCVGGFLLALRWFRWQ, via the coding sequence ATGAGTGACCCCAGGCCCCCCTCTACCGGTCCGGCCCGTTTCAGCCCGCTCCGGGAACTCACCCGGACGCGCATCCTCGAGTTTTTCCGGGAAAAGGAAGCCCTCTTCTGGACCTTCGGTTTCCCGGTGCTGCTGGCCCTGGCCCTGGGGAGCGCTTTCCGGAGCGCCCCGCCAGAGAAGCCGCGGCTGGCGGTGCTGGGGGAGGCCGCCGCCGTTCGACGGGTGGAAACCCTCCTGGGCCCGGAGGCCCACCTCGAGAAACTCTCCGAGGCAGAGGCCGAGAAGAGCCTGGGCAAGGGAAAACTGGACCTCCTGGTGGTGGCGGAGACCACCCCGCCGGGCGGGACCGTCCGGGTCACCTACCGCTTCGACCCCACGCGGGGGGACTCCCGCTACGCTCGCCTGGTGACCGAGAACCTCCTCCAGCGCGCGGCCGGCCGCCGGGACGCCCTCCCATCCGGGGAGAGCCCTTTCAGCCGGCCCGGCTCCCGCTACATCGACTTCCTGATCCCGGGCCTGATCGGGCTCAACCTCATGGGGAGCGGGATGTGGGGGATCGGCTACGCCGTGGTTGAGGCCCGGGTCAACAAGCTCCTGAAACGCTACGCGGCCACCCCCATGCGGCGGGCCCACTTCCTGCTGGCGTACATCCTCTCCCGGCTGGTCCTGCTGCTGCCGGAGATGTTCGCCCTGGTGGGCTTCGGCTGGCTCCTCTTCGGCGTGAAGGTCCACGGGGCGATCCTGGACCTGGTGGTCGTGGCCCTGGCCACCTCCTTCGCCTTCGCCGGCCTGGGGCTCCTGGTGGCGGCCCGCCCGCGGACCACCGAGGTGGTCATGGGCTGGATGAACCTGGTGATGCTGCCCATGTGGGTCTTCTCCGGGGCCTTCTTTTCCTACGCCCGGTTCCCGGAGTCCTTCCAGCCCTTCATCCGGGCGCTGCCGCTCACCGCCGCCAACGACGCCATGCGGATGATCGTCAACGACGGGCTCCCTCTCGTGGCCGCCTGGTCCGAGATGGCGGTCCTGGCCGCCTGGTGCGTGGGCGGCTTCCTGCTGGCCCTGCGATGGTTCCGGTGGCAGTAG